In one window of Gossypium arboreum isolate Shixiya-1 chromosome 4, ASM2569848v2, whole genome shotgun sequence DNA:
- the LOC108482947 gene encoding LOW QUALITY PROTEIN: protein SHORT ROOT IN SALT MEDIUM 1 (The sequence of the model RefSeq protein was modified relative to this genomic sequence to represent the inferred CDS: inserted 7 bases in 5 codons) produces the protein MYSSRGTNAYGQQPYVGQSGYAQNLGAGYSSSSVGGPDGGAQMSLSSRHSSILGSSQDTEVGGYRALPSVSAHYGGQYSSIYGTSALSATQQVPAASSKGAGASALEARNAYASALPDSPKYASTDYVSSASHSYSHKGDQMYAEKIPDYPTVERRQFGERQGSYLGRXLSSEPTGRYSDSAFFGHQHQPDIYDRLDQAVLLRQEQLLKAQSASHDSSSRQADYLAARSAAGRHSAQDLLSYGGRIEADPRSLSLLSSSSSYGGQTPSILGAAPRRNVDDMMYPPSSANPGYGVSLPPGRDYGTKGLHVTTLETEYPGSTLSRSGLPRIDERKDDRAGYLREFEMREEERRREHLREREKDRERERERERERERERLRERERERERYASWSXTEKEREREKERERERKRALEVTRARTPPRVSRDHRGPSLTKEARPVKRESPSXEASHRRLSPVKEKRREYVSKVYTSNLIDVERGYLSIDKRYPRLFVSPEFSKVVINWPKXNLKLSMHTHVSFEHDFIEDNLVESKELSSKLLPVEPEKPEQGSTVWNAKMMLMSGLSRSSLEELSSEKIPDDRIPHICNILRFAVLKKDHSFMAIGGPCVSADGSNPAGDEFSLTQTALRYAQDVVNLDLQKCQHWNRFLEIHYDRVGKDGLFSHKEVTVLFVPDLSECLPSLDEWRAQWLAHRKAVSERERQLSLKREKSKERKEGSKDKEADNTKQTERGKSGKKIMSMSSSDGVVANKKEKDGKCIEGDGSEGKASGXENKVLVKDGSEITVEGGPEKKESGEAATAKTGVVKSVKKKIIKRIVKQKVANKTAAEVNTASKPSNKVEDAGEQNTKSEIGSQLEESSAGSAGIKTFARKKVTKKEAVGKTDQDEDNDVPLEAKMEVETGCSGDKPKDNSDATAAAVENATVKTTLKKKIIKRVPKRKVSATQAKDEVAEVKNDGGEDEKKVVLAGTETSNIGKQTGSEKQGNAASSSKSESKPEKENKKDEKLTNTESLNDKKRLTLSILVMSRGQIERREKPKDEKEEKDGKDESRSNTNKELKEKRKPEEPSLKHPGLILQTKWSKDSKVIRPLSLSLDSLLDYTDKDIEESTFELSLFAEVLYEMLQYQMGCRILTFLQKLRVRFITKRNQRKRQREEKSDKETEKTSPTKRSKSNELPVMKNESTKLDASTATQQGDEMIVTKEETTTDQVEEPKMANEETNVDHVEEPKIKDEIEEEDPEEDPEEYEEMEDASQPNSSIEKNEEEKAQTDAKPEKGSEKEAEKIEAMASTKSEITTKAASTDAGPEGEMSRKEQKVDPNKKVPAIDKDLLQAFRFFDRNRVGYVRVEDMRLMIHSLGKFLSHRDVKELVQSALLESNTGRDDHILYDKLVRMSDI, from the exons atgtaTTCGTCCAGAGGGACGAATGCCTACGGGCAGCAACCTTACGTTGGCCAATCCGGATACGCCCAAAAT TTGGGTGCTGGTTATTCTAGTAGTTCTGTTGGAGGTCCTGATGGGGGAGCTCAAATGTCCTTGTCTTCTCGGCATTCATCAATTTTAGGTAGTTCTCAAGATACTGAAGTTGGTGGATACAGAGCCCTTCCCTCAGTTTCAGCTCATTATGGGGGGCAATATAGCTCCATATATGGCACATCTGCTTTGAGTGCTACTCAGCAG GTTCCTGCTGCAAGTTCCAAAGGGGCTGGAGCATCAGCTTTGGAAGCTCGTAATGCTTATGCCTCAGCTCTGCCAGATTCACCAAAATATGCATCTACTGACTATGTTTCATCTGCAAGTCACAGTTATAGTCACAAAGGTGACCAAATGTATGCTGAGAAGATTCCTGACTATCCTACAGTGGAGAGAAGACAATTTGGAGAACGGCAGGGTAGTTATCTGGGGA ATTTGTCTAGTGAGCCAACTGGAAGATATTCTGATTCTGCTTTTTTTGGTCATCAGCATCAG CCTGACATATATGATCGTCTTGATCAAGCTGTCTTGCTTCGACAAGAACAATTGCTCAAAGCTCAATCAGCCTCTCATGATAGTAGTTCAag ACAAGCTGATTATCTTGCAGCAAGGAGTGCTGCTGGTCGACATTCCGCACAAGACCTTCTGTCTTACGGAGGAAGAATAGAGGCCGATCCCCGCAGTTTATCTTTGCTTAGCTCTTCTTCTTCTTACGGTGGACAAACTCCTTCGATATTAGGGGCAGCTCCAAGGAgaaatgttgatgatatgatgtaTCCACCTAGTTCTGCAAATCCTGGTTATGGAGTGAGCCTACCACCTGGTAGAGATTATGGAACAAAGGGGCTTCATGTGACAACCCTTGAGACTGAATATCCTGGTAGCACATTGTCACGCAGTGGTCTTCCTAGGATTGATGAACGCAAGGACGATAGGGCTGGTTACCTTAGGGAGTTTGAGATGAGAGAGGAGGAGCGTCGTCGGGAGCATTTGCGTGAAAGAGAGAAAGAcagagagagggagagggagagggagcgAGAACGAGAACGAGAACGACTACGAGAACGGGAACGAGAACGTGAACGTTATGCATCTTGGAG GACGGAGAAGGAAAGAGAGCGGGAGAAGGAGAGAGAACGAGAGCGCAAGCGTGCACTTGAAGTTACACGTGCAAGAACTCCACCAAGAGTTTCTAGGGACCACCGAGGTCCATCTTTGACAAAAGAGGCTCGACCTGTGAAGCGAGAATCCCCGTC TGAAGCTTCCCATAG GCGCCTTTCACCTGTTAAAGAAAAAAGGAGAGAATATGTAAGCAAG GTATATACATCCAACTTGATAGATGTAGAGAGAGGTTATCTGTCAATTGATAAGCGATATCCAAGACTTTTTGTGTCTCCTGAATTTTCAAAG GTTGTTATAAACTGGCCAA GGAACCTTAAGCTCTCTATGCATACTCATGTCAG CTTTGAGCATGATTTCATTGAAGATAATTTAGTTGAATCCAAAGAACTTTCCAGCAAGCTTTTGCCTGTTGAGCCTGAAAAGCCAGAACAAGGAAGTACAGTGTGGAATGCAAAG ATGATGTTGATGAGTGGATTAAGCAGGAGTTCTTTGGAAGAGCTGTCATCTGAAAAAATCCCTGATGACCGTATACCTCATATTTGCAATATTCTAAGGTTTGCTGTTCTTAAAAAGGATCATTCTTTCATGGCAATTGGTGGACCTTGTGTTTCTGCTGATGGCAGCAATCCTGCTGGTGACGAGTTCTCTCTAACTCAAACAGCCCTTAG ATATGCGCAGGATGTAGTTAATCTTGATTTGCAGAAATGTCAGCATTGGAATCGTTTCCTTGAG ATACATTATGACAGAGTTGGCAAGGATGGACTGTTTAGCCATAAAGAGGTTACCGTACTGTTTGTTCCAGATTTATCTGAATGTCTCCCTTCACTTGATGAATGGCGAGCCCAATGGTTAGCTCATAGAAAAGCTGTTTCTGAGAGAGAGCGCCAGCTGTCTTTGAAAAGAGAG AAATCAAAGGAGAGGAAAGAAGGATCAAAAG ACAAGGAAGCAGATAATACAAAGCAAACTGAAAGAGGCAAATCAGGAAAAAAGATTATGTCCATGTCATCTAGTGATGGAGTAGTTGCCAACAAAAAGGAGAAGGATGGCAAATGTATTGAAGGAGATGGTTCTGAAGGAAAGGCTAGTG GCGAAAATAAAGTTCTGGTAAAAGATGGCAGTGAAATAACTGTGGAAGGAGGTCCTGAGAAAAAGGAAAGTGGAGAAGCTGCTACTGCTAAGACAGGTGTTGTGAAGTCCGTGAAGAAAAAGATTATAAAGAGGATTGTCAAACAGAAGGTTGCTAATAAGACAGCTGCAGAAGTAAATACTGCTAGCAAACCGAGCAACAAGGTTGAAGATGCTGGAGAGCAGAATACTAAATCAGAGATTGGCAGTCAGCTGGAAGAATCTTCTGCTGGTAGTGCAGGGATTAAAACTTTTGCACGGAAGAAGGTTACAAAAAAGGAGGCAGTTGGTAAAACTGATCAGGATGAAGATAATGATGTTCCCCTTGAGGCAAAAATGGAGGTAGAAACGGGATGCTCTGGAGATAAACCAAAGGATAATTCTGATGCCACTGCTGCAGCTGTAGAAAATGCCACTGTGAAAACAACTTTAAAGAAGAAAATTATTAAGAGGGTGCCCAAAAGAAAGGTTTCTGCTACACAAGCTAAGGATGAAGTAGCTGAAGTTAAGAATGATGGCGGTGAGGATGAGAAAAAGGTTGTTTTAGCTGGAACTGAGACCTCAAATATAGGTAAGCAAACAGGTTCAGAAAAACAAGGTAATGCTGCAAGTTCAAGTAAATCAGAATCCAAGCCTGAAAAGGAGAATAAGAAGGACGAAAAGTTAACGAACACGGAGTCGCTGAATGACAAGAAAAGGTTAACACTAAGTATACTTGTGATGTCAAGGGGGCAAATTGAAAGAAGGGAAaagccaaaagatgagaaagaggAAAAAGATGGTAAAGATGAATCCCGAAGTAATACTAACaaagaattgaaagaaaagaggaagcCTGAAGAGCCTTCTCTGAAGCATCCTGGATTGATTCTACAAACAAAGTGGAGCAAGGATTCTAAAGTAA TTCGTCCGTTGTCACTTTCACTGGATTCACTTTTGGATTATACAGACAAGGACATTGAAGAATCCACATTTGAG CTTTCATTATTTGCTGAGGTGCTTTATGAAATGCTTCAGTATCAAATGGGTTGCCGTATTTTGACATTTCTCCAG AAACTGCGAGTAAGATTTATTACAAAAAGAAATCAGCGTAAGAGGCAACGGGAAGAAAAATCTGACAAGGAAACTGAGAAAACATCGCCAACAAAAAGATCGAAAAGCAATGAGCTCCCTGTGATGAAAAATGAATCTACTAAGTTGGACGCGTCAACTGCAACTCAGCAGGGGGATGAAATGATTGTGACCAAGGAAGAAACTACCACAGATCAAGTTGAGGAGCCAAAGATGGCCAATGAAGAAACTAATGTTGATCATGTTGAGGAGCCGAAGATAAAAGATGAAATAGAGGAAGAAGATCCAGAGGAAGATCCTGAAGAATATGAAGAAATGGAGGATGCAAGTCAACCCAATTCCTCTATTGAG AAAAATGAAGAAGAGAAGGCACAAACGGATGCTAAGCCTGAAAAGGGGTCTGAAAAGGAGGCTGAGAAGATTGAAGCTATGGCATCTACCAAATCTGAAATAACCACAAAAGCTGCTAGTACAGATGCTGGGCCTGAGGGAGAAATGTCAAGAAAGGAGCAGAAAGTTGATCCTAATAAGAAGGTGCCTGCTATTGATAAGGATTTGTTGCAG GCTTTCAGGTTTTTTGACCGGAATCGAGTTGGCTACGTTAGG GTCGAAGATATGAGGTTGATGATTCATAGCTTGGGAAAGTTTCTATCTCATAGGGATGTCAAA GAACTAGTGCAAAGTGCATTGTTAGAGAGCAACACAGGAAGGGACGATCACATTCTTTACGATAAGCTGGTTCGTATGTCTGACATATAA